Proteins from one Natrinema salinisoli genomic window:
- a CDS encoding DUF5797 family protein, whose amino-acid sequence MTLSEEAQDRLADVVELQPTKNSELQDRWEMDSGSEVHQYLENELGDYYFRDDNSLIRATAEAADLVDVEPGLVSDPDDDGAPSKIRVPELQAQIVAVLAGPDDKSESVVSVLHKLRDEYDADPEAEDVRSGLQSLRRKGVVEVEYRTVPTFRLTVERDDLEVAVSD is encoded by the coding sequence ATGACGCTCTCGGAGGAGGCCCAGGACCGGTTGGCGGACGTGGTGGAGCTACAGCCGACGAAGAATTCCGAGCTCCAGGACCGATGGGAGATGGACAGCGGCAGCGAGGTCCACCAGTACCTCGAGAACGAACTCGGCGACTACTACTTCCGGGACGACAACAGCCTGATCCGGGCGACCGCGGAGGCGGCCGACCTGGTCGACGTCGAGCCGGGGCTCGTCAGCGATCCCGACGACGACGGCGCGCCCTCGAAGATTCGGGTCCCCGAATTACAGGCGCAGATCGTCGCGGTGCTGGCCGGTCCCGACGACAAATCCGAGAGCGTCGTCTCGGTGCTGCACAAGCTCCGAGACGAGTACGACGCCGATCCCGAGGCCGAGGACGTCCGCTCGGGCCTCCAGAGCCTGCGCCGCAAGGGCGTCGTCGAGGTCGAGTACCGCACCGTCCCGACGTTCCGACTGACCGTCGAGCGCGACGACCTCGAGGTCGCCGTCTCCGACTGA